The Elaeis guineensis isolate ETL-2024a chromosome 14, EG11, whole genome shotgun sequence genomic sequence CACGTTCTTTAGAACAAAATCCCATCAAAAGTTCATATACCCCATGATACCTTAATACCACTTGCATTGCATTACTACTAAAAGAAACCAGAGGAAACCCTAACCTGGATCCATCTCAGAAGTCGAAGTCGACGAGCCTCCTCCCGATCTCGAAGGACAGGAAGGCATCCACCGCGGCGTACTTTATCTGGTCCAAGGTGAGGTACCTTTGATCCCAGCGGCTCATCGTCACCTCTCTGGGCTTCCTCACCTGCACCCCGAGCACATCCCCGGCGAGCCCGGCGAGCCCCTTCTGGTTCAACTCCGGCCGGTTCATGATCGCGGCGGCAAGGACCCGGAGGTCGGTGGTGTTTTCGACGGAGATGAAGTGATAGTCGGAGAGGCGGTCGACGTCGGCGTCGATGCCGACACCGACGAACTTGTAGCGTTCGTTGGCGAGGAAGTCGATGAGGGCATCAGGGACATAGTCGGCGTGGAGGATGAGGAAGACGAGGCAGCGGCGGCCGACGCAGAGCTGGAGGACGGCGACGGGGTTCTGGACCCTGGAGTAGCTGGGGCGCCACTCGACGTCGAAGCCGACGATGAGGCGGGAGAGGCGGCGGTGGTGGACGCGGAGGATCTCGTCGATCCACGCCTCCACGTCGTCGCCGGAGGACGTCACCGTCGTCATGATATCGTCGGTGCCGTTGAAGGTGACGATGTAGCGGTTGCCTTCG encodes the following:
- the LOC105057327 gene encoding 3'-5' exonuclease, encoding MSTSIRPVEGNRYIVTFNGTDDIMTTVTSSGDDVEAWIDEILRVHHRRLSRLIVGFDVEWRPSYSRVQNPVAVLQLCVGRRCLVFLILHADYVPDALIDFLANERYKFVGVGIDADVDRLSDYHFISVENTTDLRVLAAAIMNRPELNQKGLAGLAGDVLGVQVRKPREVTMSRWDQRYLTLDQIKYAAVDAFLSFEIGRRLVDFDF